One stretch of Streptomyces sp. R21 DNA includes these proteins:
- the pgsA gene encoding CDP-diacylglycerol--glycerol-3-phosphate 3-phosphatidyltransferase, giving the protein MTGVPASAAGGSPSTKGAAGASGVPGGAKSARGGKLVDAAVNQASLWNIANILTMVRLVLVPGFVALMLADGGYDPAMRAWAWAAFAVAMITDIFDGHLARTYNLVTDFGKIADPIADKAIMGAALICLSSLGDLPWWVTGVILGRELGITLLRFVVIRYGVIPASRGGKMKTLTQGTAVGMYILALTGPLATLRFWVMAAAVVLTVVTGLDYVRQAIVLRRRGIAERQAAAEEAER; this is encoded by the coding sequence ATGACCGGAGTCCCGGCATCCGCGGCGGGCGGCTCCCCCAGCACGAAAGGTGCGGCGGGCGCCTCCGGCGTTCCGGGGGGCGCCAAGTCGGCGCGTGGCGGGAAGCTGGTCGATGCGGCCGTCAACCAGGCCAGCCTCTGGAACATCGCGAACATCCTGACCATGGTCCGGCTCGTCCTCGTGCCGGGATTCGTGGCGCTGATGCTGGCCGACGGCGGCTACGACCCGGCCATGCGGGCCTGGGCGTGGGCGGCCTTCGCCGTCGCCATGATCACCGACATCTTCGACGGCCATCTGGCGCGTACGTACAACCTCGTCACCGACTTCGGGAAGATCGCCGACCCCATCGCCGACAAGGCGATCATGGGTGCGGCGCTGATCTGTCTGTCCTCGCTCGGCGATCTGCCGTGGTGGGTGACCGGGGTGATCCTCGGGCGTGAGCTCGGGATCACCCTGCTGCGTTTCGTGGTGATCCGTTACGGCGTCATCCCGGCGAGCCGCGGCGGCAAGATGAAGACCCTGACCCAGGGCACCGCCGTCGGGATGTACATCCTGGCGCTGACGGGGCCGCTGGCCACCCTGAGGTTCTGGGTGATGGCCGCGGCGGTCGTCCTGACCGTGGTCACCGGGCTCGACTATGTGAGACAGGCCATTGTGCTGCGCAGGCGCGGAATCGCCGAGCGGCAGGCGGCGGCCGAGGAGGCCGAGCGGTGA
- a CDS encoding CinA family protein, whose protein sequence is MNPAAAEVLRLLTVRGETLAVAESLTGGLVAAEITATPGASKAFRGSVTAYATELKHQLLGVDATLLAQRGAVDPQVAAQMAAGVRKALGADWGIATTGVAGPEPQDGQPVGTVFVAVDGPSEANFHGDRGGKVLPLRLNGDRAEIRMESVRSVLALLLKQLAGEQTGNERAQDTEQNGGT, encoded by the coding sequence GTGAACCCCGCGGCCGCCGAAGTGCTGCGACTACTCACGGTGAGGGGCGAGACGCTCGCCGTCGCCGAGTCGCTCACCGGTGGCCTGGTGGCGGCGGAGATCACAGCTACGCCCGGGGCGTCCAAGGCCTTCCGGGGCTCAGTGACCGCCTACGCCACCGAACTCAAGCATCAGCTGCTGGGCGTCGACGCCACTCTGCTGGCCCAGCGCGGAGCGGTGGATCCGCAGGTCGCGGCCCAGATGGCGGCCGGCGTACGCAAGGCGCTGGGCGCCGACTGGGGGATCGCCACCACCGGTGTCGCCGGGCCCGAACCCCAGGACGGACAGCCGGTCGGAACGGTTTTCGTGGCCGTCGACGGACCTTCTGAAGCCAATTTTCACGGGGATCGTGGCGGGAAAGTGCTGCCGCTGCGGTTGAACGGCGACCGTGCGGAAATCCGTATGGAGAGTGTACGGAGCGTACTCGCGCTGCTTCTGAAGCAGCTCGCGGGCGAACAGACCGGGAATGAGCGGGCACAGGATACGGAACAGAACGGGGGGACTTGA
- a CDS encoding DNA translocase FtsK: protein MASRPSAAKKPPAKKAAGPTKAPAKKAPAKKAAAKKAPAKKAAAKKPAPAPAPNPTAGVYKLVRALWLGLAHAVGAMFRGIGRGAKGLDPAHRKDGLALLLLGLSLIVAAGTWSNLRGPVGDLVEMLVTGAFGRLDLLVPILLGVIAARLIRHPEKPDANGRIVIGLSALVIGVLGQVHIACGAPARSDGMQAIRDAGGLIGWGTATPLTYTMGEVLAVPLLVLLTVFGLLVVTATPVNAIPQRLRLLGQKLGIVQADDADLDDADLLGDDERYDEQWREALPARSRRRTSAPESYDPDGAEQEALSRRRSRPRRPAVQQPDMNRPMDAVDVAAAAAAALDGAVLHGMPPSPLVADLTQGVSVERDGYEETTPVPAARAKGAKQAPKQEALKVESVVPDLTKAAPEAARDLPPRAEQLQLSGDITYSLPSLDLLERGGPGKTRSAANDAVVASLSNVFMEFKVDAAVTGFTRGPTVTRYEVELGPAVKVERITALTKNIAYAVASPDVRIISPIPGKSAVGIEIPNTDREMVNLGDVLRLADAAEDDHPMLVALGKDVEGGYVMANLAKMPHVLVAGATGSGKSSCINCLITSVMVRATPEDVRMVLVDPKRVELTAYEGIPHLITPIITNPKRAAEALQWVVREMDLRYDDLAAFGYRHIDDFNQAIRDGKLKTPEGSERELRTYPYLLVIVDELADLMMVAPRDVEDSIVRITQLARAAGIHLVLATQRPSVDVVTGLIKANVPSRLAFATSSLADSRVILDQPGAEKLIGKGDGLFLPMGANKPTRMQGAFVTEDEVAAIVQHCKDQMAPVFRDDVTVGTKQKKEIDEDIGDDLDLLCQAAELVVSTQFGSTSMLQRKLRVGFAKAGRLMDLMESRGIVGPSEGSKARDVLVKADELDGVLAVIRGEAEA, encoded by the coding sequence ATGGCCTCACGTCCCTCCGCAGCCAAGAAGCCGCCCGCCAAGAAGGCGGCCGGGCCGACGAAGGCTCCGGCGAAGAAGGCCCCCGCGAAAAAGGCAGCCGCAAAGAAGGCGCCCGCCAAGAAGGCCGCGGCGAAGAAGCCCGCACCCGCGCCGGCGCCCAACCCGACCGCGGGCGTGTACAAACTCGTACGCGCCCTCTGGCTCGGGCTCGCGCACGCCGTCGGAGCGATGTTCCGCGGCATAGGGCGCGGCGCGAAGGGGCTCGACCCGGCGCACCGCAAGGACGGCCTCGCGCTCCTGCTGCTCGGCCTCTCGCTGATCGTCGCCGCCGGGACCTGGTCCAATCTGCGAGGGCCCGTGGGCGACCTCGTCGAGATGCTGGTGACCGGTGCCTTCGGGCGCCTCGACCTGCTCGTCCCGATACTGCTCGGCGTCATCGCCGCGCGCCTCATCCGGCATCCCGAGAAGCCCGACGCCAACGGACGCATCGTGATCGGCCTGTCCGCGCTCGTCATCGGCGTGCTCGGGCAGGTCCACATCGCGTGCGGGGCGCCCGCGCGCAGCGACGGCATGCAGGCGATAAGGGACGCCGGAGGGCTCATCGGCTGGGGAACGGCCACCCCGCTGACGTACACGATGGGCGAGGTCCTCGCCGTACCCCTGCTCGTGCTGCTCACCGTCTTCGGCCTGCTGGTCGTCACGGCGACCCCGGTGAACGCGATTCCGCAGCGGCTGCGGCTGCTCGGCCAGAAGCTGGGCATCGTCCAGGCCGACGACGCCGACCTGGACGACGCCGACCTCCTCGGGGACGACGAGCGCTACGACGAGCAGTGGCGCGAGGCGCTGCCCGCGCGCTCCCGGCGCCGTACGAGCGCTCCCGAGTCCTATGACCCCGACGGTGCCGAGCAGGAGGCGCTCAGCAGGCGCCGGAGCCGCCCCCGGCGGCCCGCCGTGCAGCAGCCCGACATGAACCGGCCGATGGACGCGGTGGATGTCGCCGCGGCCGCTGCCGCCGCGCTCGACGGCGCCGTGCTGCACGGGATGCCGCCGTCCCCGCTGGTGGCCGATCTGACGCAGGGCGTCAGCGTGGAGCGGGACGGGTACGAGGAGACGACCCCTGTGCCGGCCGCGCGGGCCAAGGGCGCCAAGCAGGCCCCCAAGCAGGAGGCCCTGAAGGTCGAGTCCGTCGTGCCCGACCTCACCAAGGCCGCGCCCGAGGCGGCGCGCGACCTGCCGCCGCGCGCCGAGCAGCTCCAGCTCTCCGGCGACATCACGTACTCCCTGCCGTCGCTCGACCTCCTGGAGCGCGGCGGTCCCGGCAAGACGCGCAGCGCCGCCAACGACGCCGTGGTCGCCTCCCTGTCGAACGTCTTCATGGAGTTCAAGGTCGACGCCGCCGTCACCGGCTTCACGCGCGGTCCGACGGTCACCCGCTACGAGGTCGAGCTCGGCCCGGCCGTGAAGGTCGAGCGGATCACGGCCCTCACCAAGAACATCGCGTACGCCGTCGCCAGCCCGGACGTGCGGATCATCAGCCCGATCCCCGGCAAGTCCGCGGTCGGCATCGAGATCCCGAACACCGACCGCGAGATGGTCAACCTCGGCGACGTCCTGCGGCTGGCGGACGCGGCCGAGGACGACCACCCGATGCTGGTGGCGCTCGGCAAGGACGTCGAGGGCGGCTATGTGATGGCCAACCTCGCGAAGATGCCGCACGTCCTGGTCGCCGGAGCCACCGGCTCCGGTAAATCGTCGTGCATTAACTGCCTGATCACGTCGGTCATGGTGCGCGCGACCCCCGAGGACGTCCGCATGGTGCTCGTCGACCCCAAGCGCGTCGAGCTGACGGCGTACGAGGGCATTCCGCACCTGATCACGCCGATCATCACCAACCCGAAGCGGGCCGCCGAGGCCCTCCAGTGGGTCGTACGGGAGATGGATCTGCGCTACGACGACCTCGCGGCGTTCGGCTACCGGCACATCGACGACTTCAACCAGGCCATCCGCGACGGCAAGCTCAAAACGCCGGAGGGGAGCGAGCGGGAGCTCAGGACCTATCCGTACCTGCTGGTGATCGTCGACGAGCTCGCCGACCTGATGATGGTCGCGCCGCGTGACGTCGAGGACTCGATCGTGCGCATCACGCAGCTGGCGCGCGCGGCCGGCATTCACCTGGTGCTCGCCACCCAGCGGCCCTCCGTCGACGTCGTCACGGGCCTGATCAAGGCGAACGTGCCCTCCCGGCTCGCCTTCGCCACCTCCTCGCTCGCCGACAGCCGCGTCATCCTCGACCAGCCCGGCGCCGAGAAGCTGATCGGCAAGGGCGACGGGCTCTTCCTGCCGATGGGCGCCAACAAGCCGACCCGTATGCAGGGCGCATTCGTCACCGAGGACGAGGTCGCGGCGATCGTCCAGCACTGCAAGGACCAGATGGCGCCGGTCTTCCGGGACGACGTCACCGTGGGCACCAAGCAGAAGAAGGAGATCGACGAGGACATCGGCGACGACCTCGACCTGCTGTGCCAGGCGGCCGAGCTGGTCGTCTCCACGCAGTTCGGGTCCACGTCGATGCTCCAGCGCAAACTGCGCGTCGGCTTCGCCAAGGCGGGACGTCTGATGGACCTCATGGAGTCCCGGGGCATCGTCGGTCCGAGCGAGGGCTCCAAGGCGCGTGACGTTCTCGTGAAGGCCGATGAGCTGGATGGAGTGCTCGCGGTGATTCGTGGGGAAGCTGAAGCGTAA
- a CDS encoding two-component system response regulator, which produces MVQKAKILLVDDRPENLLALEAILSALDQTLVRASSGEEALKALLTDDFAVILLDVQMPGMDGFETAAHIKRRERTRDIPIIFLTAINHGPHHTFRGYAAGAVDYISKPFDPWVLRAKVSVFVELYMKNCQLREQAALLRLQLEGGGKAALGTAKEPAGLLAELSARLAAVEEQAEALSKQLDDDSADAAAVATAAHLERKLTGLRRALDALEPGTGSGAPSVPSQN; this is translated from the coding sequence ATGGTGCAGAAGGCCAAGATCCTCCTGGTCGATGACCGGCCGGAGAATCTGCTGGCGCTGGAGGCCATCCTCTCCGCGCTCGATCAGACACTGGTGCGGGCATCGTCCGGGGAAGAGGCGCTCAAGGCGCTGCTGACGGATGACTTCGCGGTCATCCTGCTGGATGTCCAGATGCCGGGCATGGACGGTTTCGAGACGGCCGCGCACATCAAGCGGCGCGAGCGGACCCGGGACATCCCGATCATCTTCCTCACCGCCATCAACCACGGCCCCCACCACACCTTCCGTGGGTACGCGGCGGGCGCGGTGGACTACATCTCCAAGCCGTTCGACCCGTGGGTGCTGCGCGCGAAGGTCTCGGTGTTCGTCGAGCTCTACATGAAGAACTGCCAACTCCGGGAGCAGGCAGCGCTGCTGCGGCTCCAGCTGGAGGGCGGCGGCAAGGCGGCACTCGGTACGGCCAAGGAGCCGGCCGGGCTCCTCGCCGAACTGTCCGCGCGGCTCGCGGCCGTTGAGGAACAGGCCGAGGCGCTCTCCAAGCAGCTGGACGACGACTCGGCGGACGCGGCGGCGGTGGCGACCGCGGCGCATCTCGAACGCAAACTCACCGGACTGCGCAGGGCGCTGGACGCGTTGGAGCCGGGCACGGGAAGCGGCGCGCCCTCGGTGCCGTCGCAGAACTGA
- a CDS encoding helix-turn-helix transcriptional regulator, with protein MILLRRLLGDVLRRQRQRQGRTLREVSSSARVSLGYLSEVERGQKEASSELLSAICDALDVRMSELMREVSDELALAELAQSAAATAPVPAAVRRPMLNSVSVTGVPPERVTIKAPAEAVDVVAA; from the coding sequence ATGATTCTGCTCCGTCGCCTGCTGGGTGACGTGCTGCGTCGGCAGCGCCAACGCCAGGGCCGTACTCTGCGCGAAGTCTCCTCGTCCGCCCGAGTTTCACTCGGCTATCTCTCCGAGGTGGAGCGGGGGCAGAAGGAGGCTTCCTCCGAACTGCTCTCCGCGATCTGCGACGCGCTGGACGTACGGATGTCCGAGCTCATGCGGGAAGTGAGCGACGAGCTCGCCCTCGCGGAGCTGGCACAGTCGGCAGCGGCCACAGCGCCGGTGCCCGCAGCGGTGCGCCGTCCGATGCTGAATTCCGTATCCGTCACCGGTGTGCCACCGGAACGGGTCACCATCAAGGCGCCCGCCGAGGCAGTGGACGTGGTCGCCGCCTGA
- the rimO gene encoding 30S ribosomal protein S12 methylthiotransferase RimO, whose protein sequence is MPERRTVALVTLGCARNEVDSEELAGRLEADGWQLVEDAEEADVAVVNTCGFVEAAKKDSVDALLEANDLKGHGRTQAVVAVGCMAERYGKELAEALPEADGVLGFDDYADISDRLQTILNGGIHASHTPRDRRKLLPISPAERQDAGGEVALPGHGAPTDLPEGVAPVSGPRAPLRRRLDGSPVASVKLASGCDRRCSFCAIPSFRGSFISRRPSDVLNETRWLAEQGVKEVMLVSENNTSYGKDLGDIRLLETMLPELAEIGGIERVRVSYLQPAEMRPGLIDVLTSTPNIAPYFDLSFQHSAPAVLRSMRRFGDTDRFLELLDTIRAKAPQAGVRSNFIVGFPGETEEDLAELERFLTGARLDAIGVFGYSDEEGTEAATYENKLDEDVVAERLARVSRLAEQLVSQRAEERVGETVHVLVESIDDMEGAVGRAAHQAPETDGQVLFTSGEGLTVGRMVEAKVVGTEGVDLVAEPLLGSLPCTEEAGR, encoded by the coding sequence ATGCCTGAACGCCGTACCGTCGCACTCGTCACTCTTGGCTGCGCCCGTAACGAGGTGGACTCGGAGGAGCTCGCAGGCCGCTTGGAGGCGGACGGCTGGCAACTCGTGGAGGACGCCGAGGAAGCGGACGTCGCCGTCGTCAACACCTGCGGCTTCGTCGAAGCCGCCAAGAAGGACTCCGTAGACGCCCTCCTCGAGGCCAATGACCTCAAGGGCCATGGCAGAACCCAGGCCGTCGTGGCGGTGGGCTGCATGGCCGAGCGGTACGGCAAGGAGCTCGCCGAAGCCCTGCCCGAGGCCGACGGCGTGCTCGGCTTCGACGACTACGCAGACATCTCCGACCGCCTCCAGACCATCCTGAACGGCGGCATCCACGCCTCGCACACGCCGCGCGACCGCCGCAAGCTGCTGCCGATCAGCCCGGCGGAGCGGCAGGACGCCGGCGGGGAAGTGGCCCTTCCCGGCCACGGCGCCCCCACGGACCTCCCGGAGGGCGTGGCTCCGGTCTCCGGCCCCCGCGCGCCGCTGCGCCGCCGTCTCGACGGCTCGCCCGTCGCCTCGGTGAAGCTCGCCTCCGGCTGCGACCGGCGCTGCTCCTTCTGCGCCATCCCGTCCTTCCGCGGCTCCTTCATCTCGCGGCGCCCCAGCGACGTACTGAACGAGACCCGCTGGCTGGCCGAGCAGGGCGTCAAGGAGGTCATGCTGGTCTCCGAGAACAACACCTCGTACGGCAAGGACCTCGGTGACATCCGTCTCCTGGAGACCATGCTCCCCGAGCTGGCGGAGATCGGCGGCATCGAGCGGGTGCGCGTCAGCTACCTCCAGCCGGCCGAGATGCGCCCCGGCCTCATCGACGTCCTGACGTCCACGCCGAACATCGCGCCCTACTTCGACCTGTCCTTCCAGCACTCCGCGCCCGCCGTGCTGCGCTCGATGCGGCGCTTCGGCGACACCGACCGCTTCCTGGAGCTGCTCGACACGATCCGCGCCAAGGCCCCGCAGGCCGGTGTCCGCTCCAACTTCATCGTGGGCTTCCCCGGCGAGACCGAGGAGGACCTGGCGGAGCTGGAGCGCTTCCTCACCGGCGCGCGACTCGACGCGATCGGTGTCTTCGGCTACTCCGACGAGGAGGGCACGGAGGCGGCGACGTACGAGAACAAGCTGGACGAGGACGTCGTGGCCGAGCGGCTCGCCCGTGTCTCCAGGCTGGCCGAGCAGCTGGTCTCGCAGCGCGCCGAGGAGCGCGTCGGCGAGACGGTGCACGTCCTGGTCGAGTCCATCGACGACATGGAGGGCGCGGTCGGCCGCGCCGCGCACCAGGCGCCCGAGACGGACGGCCAGGTGCTGTTCACGAGCGGCGAAGGTCTGACCGTCGGCCGTATGGTCGAGGCGAAGGTGGTCGGTACGGAAGGTGTCGACCTGGTGGCCGAGCCGCTCCTGGGCTCGCTCCCGTGTACTGAGGAGGCGGGCAGATGA
- a CDS encoding DNA-formamidopyrimidine glycosylase family protein has product MPEGDTVWQTARRLHIALAGKRLIRSDLRVPKYATADLTGRTVLDVTPRGKHLLTRIEGGLTLHSHLRMDGSWKVYGSGQRWSGGPAHQIRAILGNAERTAVGYRLPVLELLRTTDERHAVGHLGPDLLGPDWDPDRALKNLLSDPARSLGEALLDQRNLAGIGNIYKSELCFLLRVTPWLPVGELPADLAAQLPPLAKKLLEANRDRPARSTTGRRDQNLFVYGRAPRPCLRCHTSILLADQGDGSRERATYWCPTCQTGPTPPPPAARLRGAPRRTSN; this is encoded by the coding sequence ATGCCCGAAGGAGACACCGTCTGGCAGACCGCGAGGCGCCTGCACATCGCGCTCGCAGGCAAGAGGCTGATCCGCTCCGACCTGAGAGTGCCCAAGTACGCCACCGCCGACCTGACCGGTCGTACGGTGCTGGACGTCACCCCCCGCGGCAAGCACCTCCTCACCCGCATCGAGGGCGGACTGACACTGCACTCACATCTGCGGATGGACGGATCGTGGAAGGTGTACGGGAGCGGCCAGCGCTGGAGCGGCGGCCCCGCGCACCAGATCCGGGCGATCCTCGGCAACGCGGAACGCACGGCTGTCGGCTATCGCCTCCCCGTACTCGAACTGCTCCGCACCACCGACGAGCGCCACGCCGTCGGCCACCTCGGCCCCGACCTCCTCGGCCCGGACTGGGACCCGGACAGGGCCCTGAAGAACCTCCTGAGTGACCCGGCACGCTCCCTCGGCGAGGCCCTGCTCGACCAGCGCAACCTCGCGGGCATCGGCAACATCTACAAGAGCGAGCTGTGCTTCCTCCTCAGGGTCACCCCCTGGCTGCCCGTCGGCGAGCTCCCGGCCGACCTCGCCGCCCAGCTGCCGCCCCTCGCCAAGAAGCTTCTGGAAGCCAACCGCGACCGCCCGGCCCGCAGCACCACCGGCCGCCGCGACCAGAATCTCTTCGTCTACGGCCGCGCACCGCGCCCCTGTCTGCGCTGCCACACCTCGATCCTGCTCGCCGACCAGGGCGACGGCTCCCGCGAACGCGCCACCTACTGGTGCCCGACCTGCCAGACGGGCCCCACGCCGCCACCGCCCGCCGCCCGACTCCGTGGAGCTCCCCGACGTACCAGCAATTGA
- a CDS encoding SDR family NAD(P)-dependent oxidoreductase codes for MAVKAYDLTGRTAFVTGAAGGIGRASAVLLAESGAVVHCADRDAQGLHETATLIKDQGGTAHTHPLDVTDRDRLAEAVTSCERLDIMAAIAGIMHSSPVLETRDEDLDRVLGINFKGVLYACQEAARHMIGTHTRGSIITMASGAIDTGGPGLLCYSAAKAAVVQLTKTLATEVGPHGIRVNAVAPGWIRTPMTDRHGEAQARTEAFMARLSPLGRVGEPDDIAHAVLHLASDASSFTTGQILRPNGGVAMPW; via the coding sequence ATGGCCGTCAAGGCGTACGACCTCACCGGACGCACCGCATTCGTCACCGGCGCTGCCGGCGGCATCGGCCGCGCATCCGCCGTACTGCTCGCCGAGTCGGGCGCCGTCGTCCACTGCGCGGATCGCGACGCGCAGGGCCTGCACGAGACGGCGACACTCATCAAGGACCAGGGCGGCACCGCGCACACCCACCCCCTCGACGTCACCGACCGCGACCGGCTCGCGGAGGCCGTCACCTCCTGCGAACGCCTCGACATCATGGCGGCGATCGCCGGGATCATGCACAGCAGCCCCGTCCTGGAGACCCGGGACGAGGACCTCGACCGGGTGCTGGGCATCAACTTCAAGGGCGTGCTGTACGCCTGCCAGGAGGCGGCCCGCCACATGATCGGGACGCACACGCGCGGCAGCATCATCACCATGGCGTCCGGTGCCATCGACACCGGCGGACCGGGGCTGCTCTGCTACAGCGCGGCGAAGGCGGCCGTCGTCCAGCTGACGAAGACCCTGGCGACCGAGGTCGGCCCGCACGGCATCCGAGTCAACGCAGTCGCCCCGGGCTGGATCCGTACACCGATGACCGACCGCCACGGGGAGGCGCAGGCCCGCACCGAGGCGTTCATGGCGCGCCTCTCCCCCCTGGGCCGGGTCGGCGAACCGGACGACATCGCCCACGCCGTACTGCACCTGGCCTCGGACGCCTCGTCGTTCACGACGGGCCAGATCCTCCGCCCCAACGGCGGCGTCGCCATGCCCTGGTGA
- a CDS encoding helix-turn-helix domain-containing protein translates to MSIGNSPDGNSPEDERPFEEDHGLEAERLSIGRALRQARIEAGLTVDDVSNATRVRIAIVHSIEQDDFAPCGGDVYARGHIRTLARAVRLDPAPLLAQYDAEHGGRPAPTPAAPLFEAERIRPERRGPNWTAAMVAAIVAVIGFVGFTVIGGGDDGDGTKTQVAEGSTPTTSKPATKPTATKPADPKPDPSDSAIAAAPRDKVTVQVTATDGRSWISAKDHNGRLLFDGLLKKGQSQTFQDNSKVNLVLGDAGAIQLYVNGKKIEDDFRPGQVERLTYTKGDPEVG, encoded by the coding sequence GTGTCCATCGGCAACTCCCCTGACGGCAACTCCCCCGAAGACGAGCGTCCGTTCGAAGAAGACCACGGCCTTGAAGCCGAACGCCTCTCGATCGGCCGCGCCCTGCGGCAGGCGCGCATCGAGGCCGGACTGACCGTCGACGACGTCAGCAACGCCACCCGGGTCCGCATCGCCATCGTGCACTCGATCGAACAGGACGACTTCGCCCCCTGCGGCGGTGACGTCTACGCGCGCGGTCACATCCGCACCCTGGCGCGCGCTGTGCGCCTCGATCCCGCCCCGCTGCTCGCGCAGTACGACGCCGAGCACGGCGGCCGTCCGGCTCCGACGCCGGCGGCCCCGCTCTTCGAGGCGGAGCGGATCCGCCCGGAGCGCCGCGGGCCCAACTGGACCGCCGCCATGGTCGCCGCGATCGTCGCGGTGATCGGCTTCGTCGGCTTCACCGTGATCGGTGGGGGCGACGACGGGGACGGCACGAAGACGCAGGTCGCCGAGGGGTCCACGCCGACCACCAGCAAGCCCGCGACCAAGCCGACCGCGACCAAGCCCGCCGATCCGAAGCCGGACCCCTCGGACAGCGCCATCGCGGCCGCCCCCCGGGACAAGGTCACCGTCCAGGTGACGGCCACCGACGGCCGCAGCTGGATCTCCGCCAAGGACCACAACGGCCGACTGCTCTTCGACGGGCTGCTCAAGAAGGGCCAGTCCCAGACCTTCCAGGACAACTCGAAGGTCAACCTCGTCCTCGGTGACGCGGGCGCGATCCAGCTCTACGTGAACGGCAAGAAGATCGAGGACGACTTCCGGCCGGGCCAGGTCGAGCGCCTCACGTATACGAAGGGCGACCCCGAGGTCGGCTGA